The Hippoglossus hippoglossus isolate fHipHip1 chromosome 24, fHipHip1.pri, whole genome shotgun sequence genomic interval AACTTCAGTAAAGTACAGTGGAGTATTCGACGGAGTGTATTTTCATTGGGGCTAAttcaaaagtcaaaacaaaaaggatAATATGCTTGTGCTGTTCTTTTAATCCAGTGGATTTTATAATTATCTCACTGATAGAGAAATCTCTCTCGGTGCTTTGATTTTTCTCAACAACCTCTCATCCGATCGACTCCAGAATCAACAGGTGTGTTGCCGAGGACCCGAGCAAGTGAGGCTACGACGGACTTGAGTGTACGAGCGGTTGTCGAGAACTTAAGCCCAAATCTAAGCACAGAAGAGTCAGCGTGATTAGGACTATTTGGTTGTTCAGGAAAGATCAGAGCCGTCACTTGACTCCTCCTGACTGAGCAGCACAGGTGTGGTCAGCAAAACAAACCCAACCACTCCCCGCTCTTCATGTCCACGTCTTACCTGCCGACTCCAGCAGGACGTGGTAATCTGCTCCTCTCTGGGCGGGCATGTCTTCCTCGGGTTCCTTCCTCTCTGACTCCTCGTATCGATCCCAGTTTGTCTCCAGTTTCCTCCTGGAGAAAACCTCCCGCCTGTTACCGTCCTCCTGGAAGTCAACTTCTTCATCTTGACCCTGAAGGAGAACATGGGAGGACACACGATGAGCAACATGCGACTCAAATCCCTTAAAAATTACACACCACAGCTACTTTTCATATCGTCTATCCATCAGGTGGACTCGCACCAAATTTCCCTCCTCATGCAATTCTATGAGGAACAAAGGGTACAGACGTTGTGTATTTTGTCTGGTTGCAACTTGACCCTGTATGTGATTGAATCCAATCCATTGTGCTGCAAATTTAAGAGAAGGGTGGGGCCATAGACTTTATATTAAGACGGACAATgcatctcctctttctcttcatgaCCCGACGAATTCGCATCTGCGGGTAACGGCCAGTCTTTTAGGGGCAAAATCTTGTCCTGCatctacagattctgcatattcacatgtaaaaaaactgtttgtagAGATtgcccatctgctaacatggaggagcagcaTTTATTAACTACattcagccagccaccagggggcgatcaagacactttggcttcactataGGGAAGCTGTCATGCCGTAcattattatatacagtctatgggtggGACTGATTCCGAATCATATAGGAAATATCGATTGTTTATATTCTTATTTATGCATCTGGTAAAGCCGGTGAACAGGTTTAAAGAGAGTAAAAAGTTTTAATAAACTGCTGCTGGTTAATGACGCTGCCTCCTGCAGGCTGAACTTACAACCCCACCCACACTGTCTCTCGTCTGCGTTCTGCCTCTCTGCTCTGGGTGAACCTTAACCTCAGTCGAACTGGGAGTTTCAATTTAGTCAAACGGCTCATTTAAACCATTGAGAagccaaaacaataaaatgttaagcTTCCTcaaattttttatatttttatataatgttATGTTGGGACAAAGGGTAGAGAAGCACTTCTCAAAAGGTTTTCAAAGTTCAAAAATCCTTTTTTACACACTCTGAAATGCTCCTTTGACTAAAAGTTTCCTCtgacattaaaaagtaaatatcaAGCACTTATTCATGGTCGGTGGGGAAGTCTAACCAAAGCGTCAAGGTAAATGTCCCAGTGTATGGCAAAGAATGGACAGTGGAACCAAGACTGAACTCATTAAATGTGTCTGCGTCACAGATTTCATCCCGTTTTGTAAGATAACTGCTAAAATAACCTTGTTAATTAGGTTGTCATGGAAACGTGCAACACAAGTTGTGCCGGTCTGACAAAGCTGTGGTTTcattctctccttcttttctttttcatgtttttttttaaatggtgccCTGTCAAAGCTcaagaagataaaaaacatgCTCCACAATGCCATCAAAGACCACATGGTAGCTATGGATGCACCAAAGGACGTTTTCATGATTGCAATCACGAAGCCCCTATGAACCGAATGGAATTTGTATGATTGCAATCACAGGACCCCTATTGTTTCCCTCCTAGTGCGGCAGGTGCATCAAGTGACTGATGGAAATTAAGACGCATCCTCTCGTGTCACATCCAAGGCCCAGATTGTGCACCGACGGTGTTTTAGTGCTGtaggagatgatgatgatcctCCAGGAAGGTTTCAATCTGTGCAATCTAACCCTACACATTATGATTGAAGTTCATCATGTgcataacgtgtgtgtgtgtgtgtgtgtgtgtgtgtgtgtgtgtgtgtgtaatcatgTTGACATAAACCCCACTTCACCTCAACTCCACGGAAACTACGGAGCCTCTCACGTGTACATTTGCGTTGACACATGCCCTCTTTGGTAACTGCAGTGTGTTATCCTGTGCTCATGGTGTACATAGGCTACTATACATtaacttatatataaatacattgtATTAAACATCCTCATGTGTAATTTAAAGATGCACCAGTgtatataactttatttatatgaatatttgagagggggggggggggggggggggtgccctGTATTAGCTCCAGCACCTGCCCCCAAACATGTCTTGTcataaagtttgttttcaggttgtccacGAGACTTaactttatttctgtattaGTTTAGCGCAGCAGTCTGAAGCAGCCCTGTCCTCTCTGGGGATGGTTTGGTGAGAATGAGCTTTAACACCGGCTGATAGATGAACTGAACCGAGGCCgaatggaagaggaggaacttCTTAGTTTAAAATCATATTCAAGAGAATTAAAGCGAGTTCACATCGAGGCGAGTTGTTAACTTCACTATATCTTCAAAGCAGTTTGGTGCAGCGAGTTAACGGGTGCGCGCCCTAACTTGTCTCACCCGGTCCTGGGACTCCGCTGCGTGGCCGCTTCCCCCGCGTCCACCGCCGCGGTAGTGGTCTCTCTTTCCCCGGCCCCGGTGGTGACCTCCCCGGCCTCTGCCCCGGTGTTCACCGGCAGCACGGTCACCATCGTGTCCGCCCCGGCCgcctcttctccagctgccGCCCCGGCCCCTGAGCACTCTTTCCTCCATTGTTGTGACCGGACACTTAAGCATGTGACACTTCGCAGTCGCGTTGTGGGCTGGGTGTTACATTGAAATGTGTCCTAGGACACAATGTCACTCTCATTGGTTCCGGGACcaaactttattatatataacctattatattatatgtattatatcatatatattattatatattatgtgtatattactgcttttatgtgttcaggttttcatgtgacacagctctatatttattcatttaattagaaaattcattttttttactatgtatattattattgtattattgtaaagttggtaaaaataaaaataaataaacataaataaaaattataataataaaaaagttgtGGAATATGGTGTATGTGAATAAGTGAAGGTGCGTGGTATCTAGCCCTGATTTATCCTGATATAACAATGAAATTAGAGGGTAATAATAATTGTGTGCAGTTTTGTCTcattactgtttttcttttacttcttcaTTTCAGGAAAACTTCAAATTCTACACGGAGGCACACACAGAAAACCCAGCACCATGGAGAACAGCACCTTTGGCAACACATCACACGTCCAAATTACGGCTCACGGCCTTTGGGAGGTTATAGCCATCGCCACGGTGTCGGCCATCGTCAGCCTGATAACTATAGTTGGTAACGTGCTGGTGTTGCTGTCGTTCAAAGTGAACAGCCAGCTGAAGACTGTGAACAACTACTACCTCCTGAGTTTGGCGTTCGCTGACCTCATCATCGGCGTGCTGTCCATGAACTTGTACACCACATACATACTGATGGGTTACTGGTCCTTGGGGAACCTGGCGTGTGACCTCTGGCTTGCAGTGGATTATGTGGCCAGCAACGCTTCGGTCATGAACTTGCTCGTCATCAGCTTCGACAGGTACTTCTCCATCACGAGGCCGCTGACCTACAGGGCAAAGAGGACTCCAAAGAGAGCCGCCATCATGATCGGACTTGCATGGCTGGTGTCTTTTGTCCTCTGGGCGCCTCCCATCTTGTGCTGGCAGTACTTTgtaggagagagaaaagtgcCTCAGGAACAGTGTCAGATCCAGTTTTTGACCGAGCCTGTGATCACATTTGGAACCGCCATCGCTGCTTTCTACATCCCCGTCTCTGTCATGACTATCCTGTACTGCAGGATCTACAAGGAGACGCAGAGACGCACCAAAGACCTGGCAGAGCTGCAAGGCCTCGCGACAGAAAGTATTCCAGAAGGAACTAAACCACAGAAAACTCTCATTCACTCCTGCTTTCATTTcaccagagagaggagagaccgGAGTCAGGCCTCCTGGTCCTCATCCAACCAAAGTAACGCCACCAAGACGACCACCAGGTCCGACGAGGCGTGGGCCAAAGCTGACCAGATCACTTCCTTCAACAGCTACACCtcatctgaggaggaggagcaacaCGCTTCACTGGAAACTCCACAGGGGTCTTTCAAAGAGCAAAGCAGTGAGCAAAGTAATAAGAACGGGCAAGTGACTGATTATGCAGAAGATcagtttttctcctctcctcaaaAGAAGAACAGCAAAAAGTGCATCGCTTATAAATTCAGACCCGGCTCAAAGGGTAAAAAGAGCAGTCCCCCACCTGCAACACCCTGCCTGCCGGAAACAGAGCCACCCGCCAAACACGcctccccgtcctcctcctccaccacctccaaaCCCATGGACCCCGTCCTGAAGAGCCAGATCaccaagaggaagaggatggtgctggtgaaggagaaaaaagcGGCCCAGACTCTCAGTGCCATCCTCCTGGCCTTCATCCTCACATGGACGCCGTACAACATCATGGTGCTCATCTCCACCTTCTGCACCGAGTGCATCCCCATGTCCCTGTGGCACCTGGGCTACTGGCTGTGCTACGTCAACAGCACCATCAACCCCATGTGCTACGCCCTGTGCAACAAAACCTTCCAGAAGACCTTCCgcatgctgctgctctgccagtggaggaggaggaggagaggcgagGACAAGCTGTACTGGTGCGGACAAAACCCAAACGCCAACAATAAAATGACTTGATGTGGCGCCGCAGCGTTGTCGCAGACTTTTGCCTCCACGTGGAGTTTCTTGATATATACTGTAGTTGGTGGTTCATGTTCAGCATGAAGTGCTGCATGTGATCTTTGTGTTAGAAGTACATGTTGGTGGAAAATGTGCTGAGCCTGATGCAGCACgtaaaactgctgctgcagattattacagataaaaaaaacctaATGAAGGTGGCAACACATTCTTACAATGGTTCAGTTTAAAGAACATGTTCAGATATTTTCTAGAACTCTATTTTGAAAAGAGGACTCCATCATCAAGTATGTTTACAGGCTTTGGGTAGTAGATgtaaacctttattttgaaaaaagtttGGTAAGTAAGAACAATGTGTGGAATcaaatatactatatatttagatattatATACATTAATACAAGATTAATCTTATTTAATCACAGATATTAAATAGGTTTCCTGAGAAGGTGAACACTTATATATACCTGCTGGGTCTTATAAGAGGATTTTAGAGAAGAacactttaaatattaaagtgCATTATTGCACAGAATGAGGACCGTTGATTTTGTCCCCCAGGAGGAATGATTACAAGGACAACATACATTTAATCCACACATTGTGCATGTATTTACATTATGTATAACAacatatacacatgtatgtTGTTTACAAGTCTCTGAACATGTTCTTTAAACCTCACCCAATCCTTGTTTATTCTAATGCTCACTTGCACTGTATATAAAGGACATCATGTAGGcgtacacatttaaaataatttaaaatataaagaacacGTTTCACCGATTCTGTTCACAAATGGTAAATGTAAATTGATTAGTATATATagagtatttatatatatatatatataagtggTCACGTGaatatttttcctttctttgctCTTGCTATCGATGTTTGATCTGGTGTTCAAGGGCTAATCTGTGCACTTACTGCATTAGTTTCACAGTGGTAATGTGACATGTGAGCGTGTCCATGGATCACACCTCTGCTCTCGTCAATATTCACGTTGCTgtttagaaaaaggtgtttgAAGCTGGATTACCACCGTGTCTCTCTGACGGACGAGTGATGATGTAAATTTACTGCACTTTCCTGTTTATGATGTGATGTCAAGATGTATCTAACCCTGTGCCTTTTGTTCTGCTCTGAGGCAAAAGTGCTTCGTGGAGGAACCTGTGCTCCTCGTTCGTCTGTGAAATGTTGTGAAAGTGAGTCTGTGTGTACTGATATGAACCAAGAAACACAATTTCAAAAGGCAGAGTTATAATTCTCCTTTTCTTTAAGCGTCAACTTGTTGAATCTGATCTGAACTATGTACTTTGAAATTCTTCCTTTTGAGAAAATCCACTCCAAAAGTTGACATGTAAAACTAACAGGCCAAAGGAGGATACGTGCACATAGCGTGACTGTTGCCAAGGACGGAAGAGATCTGTAATTTCCTCTCTAATATTAAAGAAGAATAAGGAGACATAAACATCGTATATTCTGACATTTTTTGCTTGTGATTCCTTTTCCCAGGTTATTTCCTCTGTTAGATCAAAACCCTCTGTTTAACTTCATTCAGGCTTCAGCCGCTAATTTGAATCAGCACCTGAAGAAAGGATTTGTAGGATTTTAGGAGGCCTGAGGCCAAACTGTTgattctttcaaaataagaagCAAAACAAGCCTTTTCTGAATTATtctattaattaatttgttCACCTCAGATTTGTCTTAAGACCTTGTGGGGGACTGAACTCTGATTCTTGACATTTGAAATAGCAGCTTGGCAAAATAACCCCAACTCAAAGTCTATTTACTGTACTAGCTAAATCCTGAGCTTTCTACCAGCTGGACAGATACATTCACATTTATTAGAGCTTTAGAGCAGAAATACAAGTTAAGTGGTCAGCAAGAAAATACCAAACTAAATTAAACACCTTAAAATAGTTTGTCTAACTTTAAAAAGGTCTGTCTGTCACTTaaacttaaaacaaaacagaagagatCCATATcaagatttattatttatttgttgttttcattaaattaaaagtaaaatcccTGTCAAAATAatattagatttgtttttcacaccgAAATCAAAATGGGCATTAAACTCCGAGTGCTTGAGCTCTACTTTCAATCGCATTAGATGGCGGATTtcttcagttgtcatggagatcgGCTGTTATAATTTTGTCCATAGCACCTGAAGCCAGTCCCTGTCGGTTAAAAATTCACTCCagtgaaaaacataaaaaaaccacCACGCTTGTCCTAAGTCAAAAGATCCATCGCCATGACAACTGATGCAGAGAAGCTCAGAAGTTGACCTCGAGTTGTAAAGATGAAAAGTCGTTCGTTATCTTCTCTCAGCAGCTGATAATGACgtgaaaacatttattacagACACAGTTTGTGACTTTAATGTGGTCTTCACCGTCTGATTTATTGAAAGTCAAGTACACTCAAGATCTTGAAAGCAAACACACGGCTCTTATCACTCTTTCCCCTGCCAGTAAACATCATTTTAATTCTACACCTACAGGCACGGATGTACTGCATGTGAATTATCACACGTCACTCAATAAGTCCGAAAAAATGAGAAGGCCGTGTGGtgacattcaaacaaacatgacggtcagaaataaaaacaaagctgttATATAACCATTGCAATTTAATTATCTAGGCTTTTTAAATAAGAATATCTCAGTCCTAAAATTCAATTCATCTTCGTTCACAGTCATAATTActgaagaaaactaaaaagaaaatctctgagtatgtatatatatgttctCTTTCACTTAGTGGAATTAGCAGCTGTGGAAAAATGCACAACAGAGGGTTagcacagaaaaaaagatggaagaGTGATAGAGCCACTTGAAAGTAAAGAGCAAATGAAGAATTACAGCTTTTACAGACTTTAAGAAACTTCTCAGtgccatttgaaaaaaaaaaaaaaaatcatattttcttttgctCAGTTTCCAAtagaataaaagaaatcaacatctaataataaagaaaactgtaCAAATAGACCCAGACGGGGGAAATGACCCTTAAAAATCTCGCTTCCATGGCAGAACTCGTGCTTCTGTCGGCTGATCTGAGGAGACGTGCACGGTACAGTACTACCTCCTCTTGAC includes:
- the chrm5b gene encoding muscarinic acetylcholine receptor M5b; its protein translation is MENSTFGNTSHVQITAHGLWEVIAIATVSAIVSLITIVGNVLVLLSFKVNSQLKTVNNYYLLSLAFADLIIGVLSMNLYTTYILMGYWSLGNLACDLWLAVDYVASNASVMNLLVISFDRYFSITRPLTYRAKRTPKRAAIMIGLAWLVSFVLWAPPILCWQYFVGERKVPQEQCQIQFLTEPVITFGTAIAAFYIPVSVMTILYCRIYKETQRRTKDLAELQGLATESIPEGTKPQKTLIHSCFHFTRERRDRSQASWSSSNQSNATKTTTRSDEAWAKADQITSFNSYTSSEEEEQHASLETPQGSFKEQSSEQSNKNGQVTDYAEDQFFSSPQKKNSKKCIAYKFRPGSKGKKSSPPPATPCLPETEPPAKHASPSSSSTTSKPMDPVLKSQITKRKRMVLVKEKKAAQTLSAILLAFILTWTPYNIMVLISTFCTECIPMSLWHLGYWLCYVNSTINPMCYALCNKTFQKTFRMLLLCQWRRRRRGEDKLYWCGQNPNANNKMT